The proteins below are encoded in one region of Populus alba chromosome 2, ASM523922v2, whole genome shotgun sequence:
- the LOC118044475 gene encoding uncharacterized protein, with the protein MASDASMATLSSSVQEDDQYDHDHIDGYHPPSLHNFSRLSMCTSSTYTNEDDDYQDCYGMTMFASGLSTESFDADAELSDDQKEGNHKNILHLSYDSDKETGCYSLPATPPRRRNRGGLRNQVQLIGATDYASENEAQKGITRQKMRKNLRKRRVIRERRMDNSNMSSFKKKEEETTGASNYGSCNSFSGESEGGGLVVITRPKGGSKSLCMDLEEVKACRDLGFELEHERMLEMPSSRVSVSGSTLDNSSGGDSPIANWRISSPGDDPRDVKARLKVWAQAVAMASASRHGGI; encoded by the exons ATGGCTTCTGATGCGAGCATGGCCACGCTGTCTTCTTCTGTTCAAGAAGATGATCAATATGATCATGATCATATTGATGGGTATCACCCCCCTAGTCTTCATAACTTTTCTAGGTTGTCCATGTGTACAAGTTCCACGTACActaatgaagatgatgattatCAAGATTGTTATGGGATGACGATGTTTGCGTCAGGACTGAGTACAGAAAGTTTCGATGCTGATGCGGAACTCTCAGATGATCAAAAAGAAGGTAATCACAAAAACATACTGCACCTCTCTTATGATTCTGATAAAGAAACAGGCTGCTACTCGCTTCCAGCAACACCACCTCGTCGGAGAAATCGCGGTGGCTTAAGAAATCAAGTGCAATTAATCGGAGCAACAGATTATGCTAGTGAAAATGAAGCTCAAAAGGGTATTACGAGGCAAAAGATGAGAAAGAATTTGAGGAAAAGAAGGGTCATAAGAGAAAGAAGGATGGACAACAGCAATATGAgtagttttaaaaagaaagaagaggagacCACAGGGGCGAGTAATTACGGTTCTTGCAATAGTTTTAGTGGGGAGAGTGAAGGTGGTGGGTTGGTAGTGATAACAAGGCCAAAAGGAGGGAGCAAGTCATTGTGTATGGACTTGGAAGAAGTGAAGGCTTGTAGGGATCTTGGGTTTGAATTGGAACATGAGAGGATGCTGGAGATGCCTAGTAGTCGTGTCTCTGTTTCAGGATCCACTCTTGACAATAGTAGTGGTGGCGATTCTCCTATTGCTAACTGGCGCATCTCTAGCCCTG GTGATGATCCGCGAGATGTTAAGGCCAGGCTTAAAGTATGGGCACAGGCAGTGGCAATGGCGTCTGCATCTAGACATGGTGGCATCTGA